The following coding sequences lie in one Thermosulfuriphilus ammonigenes genomic window:
- the lpxK gene encoding tetraacyldisaccharide 4'-kinase: MSPLHLLGRLYGRLMTIRANLYRRGFLRSYTLPVPVISVGNLSLGGTGKTPFTLWLARFLIRFGHRPVILSRGYRRRGRGTVVVSTGSGPLVTPELAGDEPHLLASRLSGALVVVDKDRYRAGALAISRLSASIALLDDGFQHLRLKRDLDIVLVSPETDPRREAIFPAGRLREPPAALSRADALIITKANLFPEEKVRGLEDYLASFGLPVFKLNYRVEGLYDLSGDPVAWPEPPWGAFCGLAQPSAFFALLESEGQKPAFRLSFPDHHRYSSRDLVRLGRALQQKGLRALITTEKDAVKLRSFEPELPIFCLRLDLEVAKDLEGFIIEKLKGLS, translated from the coding sequence ATGAGCCCCCTTCATCTCCTGGGAAGGCTTTATGGAAGACTTATGACCATAAGGGCCAATCTTTACCGCCGGGGGTTTTTAAGATCCTATACCCTTCCTGTCCCGGTTATAAGCGTGGGTAATCTCAGCCTGGGGGGGACGGGGAAGACGCCCTTTACCCTTTGGCTGGCCCGGTTTCTTATTCGTTTTGGTCATCGGCCGGTGATTCTCTCCCGCGGTTATCGGCGGCGGGGAAGGGGAACGGTGGTTGTCTCCACCGGCTCTGGCCCACTGGTTACTCCGGAGCTTGCCGGAGACGAGCCTCATCTTCTGGCCAGCCGGCTTTCGGGGGCCCTGGTAGTAGTGGATAAAGATCGCTACCGGGCCGGGGCCCTGGCGATATCCAGACTCTCGGCCTCTATCGCCCTCCTTGATGATGGTTTTCAGCATCTTCGCCTAAAGCGGGACCTAGACATTGTCCTCGTCTCACCGGAGACCGATCCCCGACGGGAGGCAATCTTTCCGGCGGGCCGCCTTCGGGAGCCCCCGGCGGCCCTCTCTCGGGCCGATGCCCTGATAATTACCAAGGCCAATCTCTTCCCGGAGGAGAAGGTAAGAGGGCTTGAGGATTATCTGGCCTCCTTTGGTCTTCCAGTCTTCAAGCTCAACTACCGGGTAGAGGGGCTGTATGATCTTTCGGGAGATCCGGTGGCTTGGCCCGAGCCTCCCTGGGGGGCCTTCTGTGGCCTGGCCCAGCCCTCAGCCTTTTTTGCCCTTCTGGAATCTGAAGGGCAAAAACCGGCCTTCAGGCTTTCCTTTCCGGATCACCACCGCTACAGCTCCAGGGATCTTGTCCGTCTGGGGAGGGCCTTGCAGCAAAAGGGGCTGAGGGCCCTGATCACCACAGAAAAAGACGCTGTCAAACTTAGGTCTTTTGAGCCGGAGTTGCCCATCTTCTGCCTCCGACTTGATCTTGAGGTGGCAAAGGATCTGGAAGGTTTTATAATCGAAAAACTAAAGGGCTTGTCCTGA
- a CDS encoding DUF1844 domain-containing protein gives MEDKDVKERPPETPLPPVNFSTFILSLSTSALVHLGELPEPESGEKRANIDLARHAIDTLAMLKEKTKGNLTRDEEALLDHILYDLRLKFVRLQG, from the coding sequence ATGGAGGATAAAGACGTCAAAGAGAGGCCGCCGGAGACTCCTCTCCCCCCGGTTAACTTTAGTACCTTTATCCTTTCTCTTAGTACCTCGGCCTTAGTTCACCTGGGAGAGCTACCGGAGCCTGAAAGTGGAGAGAAAAGGGCTAATATTGATCTGGCCCGGCACGCCATAGACACCTTGGCCATGCTTAAGGAAAAGACCAAAGGTAACCTTACTCGCGACGAGGAGGCCCTTCTGGATCATATCCTTTATGACCTTCGCCTCAAGTTTGTCCGGCTTCAGGGCTAG
- a CDS encoding 3-deoxy-D-manno-octulosonic acid transferase encodes MISLYLYRCLSWLIPPLALIRGLGGRSSLALKRLAPDLSQAPAGGIWVHGLSVGEVGAAAAFIQAFRRAHPDQEILLSTSTAWGLSRAQKERAFVFPAPYDFYPLIKRVIARLRPRLFVALETDLWPNLLWGLKAAGVPLALINARISPASARRLKRFPFLVELLYGAFDLICLPSKSVGDRLAWLGLKVPFEITGNIKYDLSPPDEGKISSLAQEFSFLGRPLIVAGSTHPGEEEILIEAFVRLRHKKPRASLILCPRHPERATELLAWLGQKNLPASRRSVPQRGSAVVVVDTMGELWAFYGLADLAFVGGTLVPLGGHNLLEPAALKVPVTFGPYVSAVKEVAEELVESGGGLKAREVSDLLGAWQRLLEGREKAGKAAWSVFRRHQGATARAVAAVGRLLS; translated from the coding sequence GTGATATCCCTTTATCTCTATCGCTGTCTCTCCTGGTTGATTCCTCCCCTGGCCCTGATAAGGGGGCTTGGAGGACGAAGCTCCCTGGCCCTTAAGAGGCTGGCCCCTGATCTTTCTCAGGCTCCGGCAGGAGGGATCTGGGTCCACGGTCTTTCGGTGGGTGAGGTGGGCGCGGCGGCGGCCTTCATCCAGGCCTTCAGGAGGGCCCATCCGGATCAGGAGATTCTCCTTTCGACTTCTACCGCCTGGGGCCTCTCGCGGGCCCAAAAGGAGAGGGCCTTTGTCTTTCCTGCTCCTTATGACTTTTATCCTCTGATAAAGAGGGTCATTGCTCGTTTAAGGCCCCGACTCTTTGTGGCCCTGGAGACTGATCTCTGGCCTAACCTTCTCTGGGGGCTTAAGGCGGCTGGAGTGCCCCTGGCCCTGATCAATGCCCGCATATCGCCTGCTTCGGCCAGGCGACTGAAACGATTTCCCTTCCTGGTGGAGCTGCTCTATGGGGCCTTTGATCTTATCTGTCTTCCTTCAAAAAGCGTGGGGGATCGCCTGGCCTGGCTGGGGCTTAAGGTACCCTTTGAGATCACGGGAAACATCAAATACGATCTGTCCCCCCCTGATGAGGGCAAAATTTCCTCCTTGGCCCAGGAGTTTTCCTTTCTCGGCCGCCCTCTGATTGTAGCCGGAAGTACCCATCCGGGAGAGGAGGAGATCCTTATTGAAGCCTTTGTCCGTCTGCGGCACAAAAAACCTCGGGCTTCTCTTATTCTTTGCCCCCGTCATCCAGAAAGGGCCACCGAACTCTTGGCCTGGCTGGGGCAAAAGAACCTCCCGGCCTCTCGGAGAAGCGTCCCCCAAAGGGGCTCAGCGGTCGTGGTGGTAGATACCATGGGTGAACTCTGGGCCTTTTATGGTCTGGCTGATCTGGCCTTTGTGGGGGGGACGCTTGTTCCCCTAGGGGGGCATAACCTGCTTGAACCAGCGGCTCTCAAGGTACCGGTTACCTTTGGTCCTTATGTCTCCGCCGTAAAAGAGGTGGCTGAGGAGCTTGTGGAGTCTGGCGGTGGTCTTAAGGCCAGAGAGGTCTCAGATCTTCTGGGAGCCTGGCAAAGACTTCTTGAGGGCCGCGAGAAGGCCGGTAAGGCTGCCTGGTCGGTCTTCAGGAGGCACCAGGGAGCTACCGCTCGGGCTGTGGCCGCCGTAGGGAGGCTTCTTTCATGA
- a CDS encoding LpxI family protein yields the protein MPKIGLVAGGGKFPVLFAREAASQGYDVICVAHVGESDPVLEEVCHRLYWIRLGQLGRLIKILKKEKISEVAFLGRITKTRMFRDVRPDLQALLLWRKIKDRHDDAILRAVAQELEKEGIQVIESTRFLKDLLMPSGVLTLKRPNAEQWEDIAFGYRMARAIGELDIGQCVVVKDRTVLAVEAIEGTDETIRRGGRLCGQGAVVVKVVKPQQDRRFDLPSVGLKTIETMAEVRAEVLAVEADEALFFDRAEAIGLANKLGICIVGVTPEVQAHGRP from the coding sequence ATGCCAAAGATCGGTCTGGTTGCCGGAGGAGGGAAGTTTCCTGTTCTCTTTGCTCGGGAGGCCGCCTCTCAAGGATATGACGTAATCTGCGTGGCCCATGTGGGGGAGTCCGATCCAGTGCTTGAGGAGGTCTGTCATCGCCTCTACTGGATAAGACTGGGCCAGCTGGGACGTCTAATAAAAATCCTCAAAAAGGAGAAGATCTCAGAGGTAGCCTTTCTGGGACGCATTACCAAGACGCGGATGTTTCGTGATGTGCGCCCGGATCTTCAGGCCCTTCTTCTCTGGCGTAAGATCAAAGATCGTCATGATGACGCTATATTGAGGGCCGTGGCCCAGGAGCTGGAGAAGGAGGGGATTCAGGTTATCGAGAGTACCCGGTTTTTAAAAGACCTTCTCATGCCTTCCGGCGTTCTCACCCTTAAACGTCCCAATGCCGAGCAATGGGAAGATATAGCCTTTGGTTACCGTATGGCCCGGGCTATTGGGGAGCTGGATATCGGTCAGTGTGTGGTGGTCAAGGATCGCACAGTTTTGGCGGTAGAGGCCATTGAGGGGACAGATGAAACCATCCGACGGGGCGGAAGACTTTGCGGTCAGGGGGCCGTAGTGGTCAAGGTAGTCAAGCCCCAGCAGGATCGCCGTTTTGATCTTCCTTCCGTAGGCCTTAAGACCATTGAAACCATGGCCGAGGTCCGGGCAGAAGTTTTGGCGGTAGAGGCCGATGAGGCCCTCTTCTTTGATCGGGCCGAGGCCATTGGCCTTGCCAACAAGTTGGGAATTTGTATAGTGGGGGTAACACCTGAGGTTCAGGCCCATGGGAGACCTTAA
- the lpxB gene encoding lipid-A-disaccharide synthase → MDSGLKSHLRIAIVAGEASGDLHGAAFIRAIRDLCPGTQVVGIGGERMVQAGCEVFFHASRLAVVGLAEVFPRLRDVVRAFQKMRSYLKDSRPDLLVLIDFPEFNLLLARVAKRYGVPVFYYISPQVWAWRQGRVKTIARVVDLMAVVLPFEEEFYRRHGVRVHYVGHPLLDLVKVHLCRETFLRVVGLPPDCRLLALLPGSRLHEVERLLPAFVGAYERLRSEINGLQALCVRAPEVPMELYAPAFAAGVKVIDGYAYETMAAAEVALLASGTVTLEAAIVGVPMVIAYRLNPLTYFLARRLVRVPYIGLVNLVAGEKVAPELIQEEATAQRLAEEARQILLDEDRARRIRARLAEIKNSLGPGQAAYQAANLALNLASGRR, encoded by the coding sequence TTGGATTCAGGACTTAAAAGCCACCTCCGTATTGCCATAGTCGCTGGAGAGGCCTCGGGAGATCTTCACGGGGCGGCCTTCATACGGGCCATTCGGGATCTCTGCCCCGGCACCCAGGTAGTGGGTATCGGCGGGGAGAGAATGGTTCAGGCCGGCTGTGAGGTCTTCTTCCACGCCAGTCGCCTGGCCGTGGTGGGGCTGGCGGAGGTCTTTCCCCGCCTGCGGGATGTCGTTCGGGCTTTCCAGAAGATGAGATCCTACCTTAAAGATTCGCGGCCGGATCTTCTGGTGCTTATAGACTTTCCGGAGTTTAATCTTCTCCTGGCCCGGGTGGCCAAAAGGTATGGAGTGCCCGTCTTCTACTACATAAGTCCTCAGGTCTGGGCCTGGCGCCAGGGGCGAGTCAAGACCATTGCCAGGGTAGTGGATCTGATGGCCGTGGTCTTGCCCTTTGAGGAAGAGTTTTATCGCCGTCATGGGGTAAGGGTACACTATGTGGGCCATCCTCTACTTGACCTGGTCAAGGTTCATTTATGCCGAGAAACATTTCTTAGGGTCGTCGGTCTTCCCCCTGACTGCCGCCTTCTGGCCCTTTTACCTGGCTCCCGACTCCACGAGGTGGAAAGGCTCCTTCCGGCCTTTGTTGGGGCCTATGAGCGCTTAAGATCCGAAATTAATGGTCTTCAGGCCCTCTGTGTTCGGGCTCCAGAGGTTCCCATGGAACTTTATGCCCCGGCCTTTGCCGCCGGGGTTAAGGTAATAGACGGCTATGCTTATGAGACCATGGCCGCGGCTGAGGTGGCTCTGTTGGCCTCGGGCACCGTGACTCTTGAGGCGGCCATTGTGGGGGTGCCCATGGTCATTGCCTATCGTTTGAACCCCCTGACTTACTTTTTGGCCAGGAGGCTGGTGAGGGTGCCTTATATTGGTTTGGTTAATCTGGTGGCTGGTGAAAAGGTGGCTCCGGAGCTCATTCAGGAGGAGGCCACAGCCCAGCGTCTGGCCGAAGAGGCCCGCCAGATTCTCCTTGATGAGGATCGGGCCCGGAGGATAAGGGCCCGTCTGGCCGAGATTAAGAACTCTTTGGGCCCCGGACAGGCCGCTTATCAGGCGGCCAATCTGGCCCTTAACCTGGCAAGTGGAAGAAGGTGA
- a CDS encoding Gfo/Idh/MocA family protein → MGDLKVAVIGVGYLGRFHAEKLARMPGVRLVAVVDIVPERAKEVGERLGVASLTDYRDLAGEVEAVSVVVPTREHFSVGRFFLEQGVHVFVEKPITATLEEADQLIELAGEKNLVLQVGHIERFNPAVAELLKQVDRPLFVEAHRLSGFKERSLDIDVVLDLMIHDLDIVLTMARAPLKTLHAVGVPVLSDKVDIASVRLVFEDGSTANLTASRISLRAMRRIRVFAAGRYLAVDSMTRNFLSVSRLVRPGGQSTFIPDERSFPETDPLYEELKTFVQAVKEGQEPPVSGREGREALGLALTILNEISRHLQEHPIPLNDPWIQDLKATSVLP, encoded by the coding sequence ATGGGAGACCTTAAAGTCGCAGTTATCGGAGTAGGTTACCTGGGGCGCTTCCACGCCGAAAAGCTGGCCAGGATGCCCGGGGTCCGGCTGGTGGCGGTGGTGGATATTGTCCCGGAGAGGGCCAAGGAGGTAGGAGAGAGGCTGGGGGTAGCCTCTCTTACTGACTATCGGGATCTGGCCGGTGAGGTGGAGGCGGTAAGCGTGGTTGTTCCCACCAGAGAACACTTCTCGGTGGGGCGTTTTTTCCTTGAGCAGGGAGTCCATGTCTTTGTGGAAAAGCCTATCACCGCCACCTTGGAGGAGGCCGATCAACTTATCGAGCTGGCCGGAGAAAAGAACCTGGTCCTTCAGGTGGGTCATATCGAGCGTTTTAATCCGGCTGTGGCCGAACTCCTTAAGCAGGTCGATCGCCCCCTATTTGTTGAGGCCCATCGCCTCTCGGGCTTTAAAGAGCGGAGCCTGGATATAGATGTTGTCCTGGATCTGATGATCCACGACTTAGACATTGTTCTGACCATGGCTCGAGCTCCGCTTAAGACCCTTCATGCCGTAGGGGTCCCGGTGCTCTCAGATAAGGTTGACATTGCCAGTGTTCGTTTGGTTTTTGAAGATGGCTCTACAGCAAATCTTACAGCCAGTCGGATCTCTTTGCGGGCCATGCGCCGGATCCGGGTTTTTGCCGCTGGTCGTTATCTGGCCGTAGATAGCATGACCCGCAATTTTCTCTCTGTCAGTCGTCTCGTTCGCCCGGGCGGCCAGAGCACCTTTATTCCGGATGAAAGATCCTTTCCGGAAACTGACCCTCTTTATGAGGAACTAAAGACTTTTGTTCAGGCGGTAAAGGAGGGACAGGAGCCACCGGTTTCAGGGCGTGAGGGGCGGGAGGCCCTGGGCCTGGCCCTGACCATTCTTAACGAGATCTCTCGACACCTTCAAGAACATCCCATTCCTCTTAACGACCCTTGGATTCAGGACTTAAAAGCCACCTCCGTATTGCCATAG
- the lpxD gene encoding UDP-3-O-(3-hydroxymyristoyl)glucosamine N-acyltransferase, translating into MGKRLSELASLVGGRLEGPDMEIKGLAPLSHARPDDLSFVISGKYLAEARGSQAGALIVPESLASKLSDRSLIVVSDPYLAYAKVAQVFFRKPYRPSGISPHAVVGRECQIPDDVSIHPLAVLADGVRLGHRVVVFPGAYLGEGVEVGDDSVIHANVVVYAGCRIGRRVTIHAGAIIGADGFGYARDGQEWVKIPQVGTVIIEDDVEIGANTTIDRAAFGATVIGRGTKIDNLCQIAHNVRIGPHTAMAGLVGIAGSTTVGRGVMLGGGAGLADHLRIGDGAMVAARAGVHKDVPDGSIVAGAPAMEHQRWLRTMAAVARLPELVREIRRLKERLARLEEGRHEE; encoded by the coding sequence GTGGGCAAAAGGCTTTCTGAACTGGCTTCTCTGGTTGGGGGGCGCCTGGAGGGGCCAGATATGGAAATAAAGGGTCTGGCTCCTCTTTCTCACGCCAGGCCAGATGATCTTTCTTTTGTCATCTCTGGCAAATATCTGGCCGAGGCCAGGGGCTCACAGGCCGGGGCCCTTATCGTCCCCGAATCGTTGGCTTCAAAACTTTCTGACCGGAGTCTGATTGTTGTCAGCGATCCCTATCTTGCCTATGCCAAGGTGGCCCAGGTCTTCTTTCGAAAGCCCTACCGACCCTCAGGGATCAGCCCTCATGCGGTGGTAGGAAGGGAGTGCCAGATTCCAGATGATGTCTCCATTCATCCCCTGGCTGTCTTGGCAGATGGTGTGCGTTTGGGCCATCGGGTGGTGGTTTTTCCGGGAGCTTATCTGGGAGAGGGGGTTGAGGTGGGAGATGATTCGGTCATCCATGCCAATGTGGTGGTCTATGCCGGTTGTCGCATTGGCCGTCGGGTGACTATTCATGCCGGGGCCATTATCGGAGCCGATGGCTTTGGCTATGCCCGAGATGGTCAGGAGTGGGTCAAGATCCCCCAGGTGGGGACAGTGATTATCGAAGACGATGTGGAGATCGGGGCCAATACCACCATTGACCGGGCTGCCTTTGGAGCCACGGTGATCGGCCGGGGGACCAAAATCGACAATCTCTGCCAGATAGCCCACAACGTCCGCATCGGTCCTCACACGGCCATGGCCGGCCTGGTGGGAATCGCTGGCTCGACTACTGTCGGCCGGGGGGTGATGCTCGGTGGCGGGGCCGGTTTGGCGGATCATCTCCGTATCGGCGACGGAGCAATGGTGGCTGCCCGGGCCGGTGTCCACAAGGATGTCCCCGACGGATCGATAGTCGCCGGGGCTCCGGCCATGGAACACCAGCGCTGGCTACGGACCATGGCCGCTGTAGCCAGGCTACCGGAGCTAGTTCGGGAGATCCGGCGCCTTAAGGAGCGCCTGGCACGTCTTGAGGAGGGCCGCCATGAAGAATGA
- the lpxA gene encoding acyl-ACP--UDP-N-acetylglucosamine O-acyltransferase: MIHPTAIIHPGAKIGPGVSIGPYTVIGEEVEVGPECEIHSHVVIEGRTKIGARNKIFPFVSIGAPPQHLKYGGEPTRVEIGDDNVIREYVTINRGTVLDKGVTKIGNGCFLMAYVHVAHDCILHDGVIMANAATLGGHVEIGERAILGGLVAVHQFCRIGPLAFIGGASGVNKDIPPFTMARGNPARLYGLNLVGLRRAGLRPEAIEALRQAFRILFKSSLPLKEALARVREEVSPLDELETLLSFIQSSQRGVARLVSKVEENDF; encoded by the coding sequence ATGATCCATCCCACGGCAATAATCCATCCCGGGGCCAAGATAGGCCCTGGGGTCTCCATTGGGCCCTATACCGTCATAGGAGAGGAGGTGGAGGTAGGTCCAGAGTGCGAAATACACTCCCATGTGGTCATCGAGGGCCGGACGAAGATCGGGGCCCGCAACAAAATTTTTCCTTTTGTTTCCATTGGAGCTCCCCCACAACACCTGAAATATGGTGGTGAACCCACCAGGGTGGAGATCGGCGATGACAACGTTATTCGGGAATACGTGACAATCAATCGGGGTACGGTTTTAGATAAGGGCGTTACCAAGATCGGAAATGGCTGTTTTCTTATGGCCTACGTCCACGTGGCCCATGATTGTATCCTCCACGATGGGGTAATTATGGCCAATGCCGCCACCCTGGGAGGACACGTGGAGATAGGGGAGAGGGCCATTCTTGGTGGCCTGGTGGCTGTTCATCAATTTTGTCGGATCGGGCCTCTGGCCTTTATCGGGGGGGCCTCGGGAGTAAATAAAGACATTCCCCCCTTCACCATGGCCCGTGGCAATCCGGCCAGACTTTACGGTCTTAATCTGGTGGGCTTAAGGCGGGCTGGCCTCAGGCCAGAGGCTATTGAGGCCCTGAGACAGGCCTTTCGGATTCTTTTCAAATCTTCTCTTCCCCTTAAGGAGGCCCTGGCCAGGGTGAGGGAAGAGGTCTCTCCTCTTGATGAATTAGAGACTCTTCTTTCCTTTATTCAGTCTTCTCAGAGGGGAGTGGCCCGTCTGGTCAGCAAAGTCGAAGAGAACGATTTTTGA
- the fabZ gene encoding 3-hydroxyacyl-ACP dehydratase FabZ, whose protein sequence is MKNDFQIEIQKIMDFLPHRYPFLLVDRILEVEPGVSIKGLKNVTINEPFFQGHFPGQPIMPGVLILEAMAQVATILAKLTDPEELADKLVYFAGIDGVRFRHPVHPGDQLILELVNLKRKRNIWKMAGKAYVADRLVAEAELMAAIR, encoded by the coding sequence ATGAAGAATGATTTTCAGATAGAAATCCAGAAGATTATGGATTTTCTGCCCCATCGATATCCCTTTCTTTTGGTGGATCGTATTCTGGAGGTGGAACCCGGGGTCTCTATAAAGGGGCTTAAAAATGTGACCATCAATGAGCCCTTCTTTCAGGGACACTTTCCCGGGCAACCCATTATGCCCGGGGTGCTTATTCTTGAGGCCATGGCCCAGGTGGCTACCATTTTAGCCAAACTCACTGATCCGGAAGAACTGGCCGACAAGTTGGTTTATTTTGCCGGAATTGATGGGGTACGTTTTCGACATCCCGTACATCCAGGAGATCAACTTATCCTGGAGCTCGTTAACCTCAAACGCAAACGAAACATCTGGAAAATGGCCGGCAAGGCCTATGTGGCTGATCGTTTGGTAGCTGAAGCCGAACTGATGGCCGCTATCCGTTAA
- the ispE gene encoding 4-(cytidine 5'-diphospho)-2-C-methyl-D-erythritol kinase, protein MKERLRAPAKINLFLQVLEPLPSGYHEIYTLFQKVTLFDELEIELVDIPGIKLQVTGGEVPEGETNLAFKAAKVLLDELGSDQGVRIHLRKVIPVAAGLGGGSSDAAAVLKGVNKLLGAPLSQEELAHLGRPLGADIPFFVWSYGAALGEGIGDILTPWPVHKAFYVLFTPPYEVSTATVYKKLRLTRRKEPFIYDPGQPPWLRGLVNDLEKVTLALHPDLEEVKAAFIAFGALATLMSGSGPTVFGVFDQYQRATQAARALASRFSGRVHVVRPCGMEDKG, encoded by the coding sequence ATGAAGGAGAGACTCCGGGCCCCAGCCAAGATCAACCTTTTTCTTCAGGTTCTGGAGCCCCTTCCAAGTGGCTACCACGAAATTTATACCCTTTTTCAGAAGGTAACTCTCTTTGACGAGCTGGAGATTGAGCTTGTGGACATCCCCGGGATCAAACTCCAGGTTACTGGAGGGGAGGTTCCTGAAGGAGAGACCAATCTGGCCTTCAAGGCCGCTAAAGTCCTTCTGGATGAGCTTGGGAGTGATCAAGGGGTCAGGATTCATCTTCGGAAGGTCATCCCTGTGGCTGCCGGCCTTGGTGGCGGAAGCAGTGATGCGGCGGCTGTGCTCAAGGGGGTGAATAAACTCTTAGGGGCTCCTTTGAGCCAGGAGGAGCTGGCTCACCTGGGACGCCCTTTAGGGGCTGACATTCCCTTCTTTGTCTGGTCTTATGGGGCGGCCCTGGGAGAGGGCATTGGTGACATCCTTACTCCCTGGCCGGTCCACAAGGCCTTTTACGTTCTCTTTACTCCTCCCTATGAGGTTTCCACCGCCACGGTCTATAAAAAATTGCGATTGACAAGGCGAAAGGAGCCCTTTATTTATGATCCCGGCCAGCCGCCTTGGCTGAGAGGTCTGGTGAATGATTTAGAAAAAGTCACCTTGGCCCTTCATCCAGACCTCGAGGAGGTAAAGGCGGCCTTTATTGCTTTTGGGGCCCTAGCCACCCTTATGAGCGGCAGTGGCCCAACAGTCTTTGGGGTTTTTGATCAATACCAAAGGGCAACTCAGGCAGCCAGGGCCTTGGCATCGAGGTTCTCAGGCCGGGTCCACGTGGTTAGGCCCTGTGGGATGGAAGACAAGGGGTGA